ACGACTGGGAATCGGCGCGTGTCGCGCGCATCGTGGGCGAGCCCGACGACGAACCGCCGGTCGCGAGTGCGCCGGCGAGCGGGTCCGCAAATGCTCGCGCGTCCAAGTCCGCCGCGACGACTGCCGTGCCCCGCGACGAGAGCAAGCGCCAGCGCGCCGAGTCCCAGAAGCGTGACCGTGAAGTGTCGCGCATCGAAAAGGACATCGAGGCGCGCGAAACGCGCTCCAAGGTGCTCGAGGTCCAGCTCGCCGATCCCGAGCTCTACCATGACGCCGCCAAATCGCGAGAGATCGTGGCGGAGTACGAGCGGCTGCGCGCGGAGCTGGAATCGCTGTGGCAGCGGCTCGGCGCCCTGAGCTGAGCGCACCCCCGCGTTGACCCGTGGGTCGCGCGACGTCTATCGTGCCGCGCCATGGCCGACGTGACCCTGCGCACCTACGTTTATCTCGATTCGCTGCAGCCGCAGTTTGCCGCCTTCATCGGCACGACCGCGCGCGGCTTCCTGCCGGTTGCCGGCGTGGCTGCAATGTTCATCGAGACCGCCCCCGGCCTGATCATCAACCGCATCACCGACGTGGCGCTCAAGGCCACGCAGGTCACCCCAGGCATCATGGTGGTCGAGCGAGCATTCGGATTGCTCGAGTTCCACCACGACGACAAGGGCCAGGTGAGGCTCGGCGGCCAGGCGGTGCTGGATCACCTGAAGCTCGCCGAGAACGATCGCGTCAAGCCGAAGGTGATCTCGGACCAGATCATCCGCGCGGTCGAGCCCTACCACGCGCAGCTCATCAATCGCATGCGCTACGGCGACATGCTGATCGCCGGCGAGTCGATGTTCATCCTCGAGACCGAGCCGGCCGGCTACATCGCGTTCGCCGCCAACGAAGCGCTCAAGACCGCGCACGTGAAACTGCTCGACGCCTCTCTGTTCGGCGCCTACGGCCGCCTCTATCTGTCGGGCTCCGAAGCCCAGATCGACGCGGCCCGCATCGCGGCGATCCAGTCGATCGAGGGGATTCAGGGCAAGGCTTCGTAGCCGGACTGGAGCCAACTCCCGTCCGAGCGCAGATTCCGTTCGCGCACCTGCTGCGAGGTACAGAAGTCGTTTCCATGACCGTGTTCAGGGCGTAAACTCGGCGCTCGCTCAATTAATGAGGAGACCGCCGTGTCGCGCACGCATTTCGCATCCGTTCTGACTCTTCTGGCCCTGTCCGCGCTCGCACCGCGGCGCTGCGGCGCGGAGCTGTCTTTCGCGGCGCCGTACATGATCGAAGCCGCATCGGGCATCCGTAACGTCGAGGTCGCGGACTTTGATGCGGACGGCCGGCTCGACCTCGCGTACGGCGCGGCGGGATCGCTGCAGATCCGGTTCGGCACGGCGTCGTTCCAATTTGATCGACGCACGTCGTACGCCCTGCCGGGAATCTCGGGCCGCATCGAGCGAGCCGACCTCGACGGCGACGGTCGGCAGGACCTGATCGCGGCAAGCTCCGGCCGCGTCGCGGTGTGGCTCGGCTCCGCTGGCGGGGCGTTCCAGCCTTCGGTCGAGTACCTCGTCAATGGAACGCCCTGGAGCATCGTCTGCACCGATCTCGACGGCGACGGCCACCTCGACCTGGTGACTGCCAATGACGCGACGGGACTCTCGATCCTGCTCGGGGCGGGCGATGGAACGTTTGCATCGGCTCAGCACCTCGCCATCGCAGGTCGCGCACGCGGATTGGCCGCGGGGGATCTCGACCTCGATGGTCGAGTCGATCTGGCAACCGTCGGCTTCGGGCCGGTCTCGGTCCTGTTCGGACGCGCCGCCGGCGGGTTCGAGTCACCGGTGCTTCTGCAGGCCGGGTCCTCGACACTCGGCGTCACGATTGGAGACGTCGACGAGGACGGAATCCCGGATCTGCTCGCCGCCAACACCGGCGTGGCGGACCTGTCGATCTTTCGTGGCCGCCAGGACCGGGCATTCGCAGCGCCGATGCAGGTCGCGTGCGCACGGGGTCCGAACCATGTGACGATCGGCGATGTGGATCTCGACGGGCACGTCGACCTGATCGCTTCGTGCAGCACGGATGAAAGGATCACGGTGCTGAGAGGCGTCGGCGACGGCTCGTTCCCGGATCGCGCCGACTATCTCGGAGGCTACGCGCCGAATTCTTCGGAGCTCGTAGACCTCGATGGCGACGGCGAGCATGACATCGTCGCCGCCCACGTCAGCGGAGGCACGATCGGCCTCCTCAAGGGACGGGGCGCAGGGCGCTTCGTAGAAGTGCGCCGAGTCGCGACCGGCGACTTCCCCACCGGCGTCATCGCTGCGGATCTCAACGGCGATGCTCGACCTGACCTCGTGGCGACGAATCCGCTCGAGAATCGCCTCACGGTGCACCTGGGGCTTCCCGACGGCGGCTACGAACCGATGATCGTGCTCCCCGTCCCGCGCGGTGCGAACGAAGTTGCGGTCGGCGACCTCGATTCCGACGGGCGGCCGGAAGTCCTGACCCTCGCCTACCTGCCCATGGGGGTCGTTTCGATCTTTCCTCGCGTGCCCGGCGGCGGCTTCGGCGCGCGTGTCGACTACCCGGCGGACGCGAGCGCCACGTCGATGGTGGTCGCCGATGTGAACGGAGATGGCCGACGCGACGTGGTTGTCGCCAATGCGCACGGGTCCACGTGCGACTGCGGGTGTTACTCGCCGAGCACGGTCTCGGTGTTTCTCGGCGCCGGCGACGGCACACTCGGAGCGCGGACCGATTTCGAGACCGGATACCTGACTTCGCGCGTAGCAGTCGCCGATCTGGATCACGATGGCGATCTCGATCTGGTGCTCGCCGGGCCCGAGGAAATTGCCTGCTCCCACGGCTCTCAATCCGTCGGCGGCTGGATCGTGGTGCTCGAAGGTCGCGGGGATGGGAGCTTCGAGGCGTTCAGACAAATCGAGCGAGGGATCGGGGCATTGGTGGTCGACGACTTCGATCGCGACGGGAATGCGGACCTCGTGGCCGCGCGCTCTTACTCGACCGTTGTGCTCCTGCGCGGACGGGGCGAAGGCACCTTCGCGACCGGTCAGGAGTTCCAAGCCGGCCCCGGCGTGGGACCTATGACGGTCGCCGACGTGAACGGCGACCACATCCCGGACGTCGTGATCGGGAACTCTCCGCGCATGGTCTCGATTCTGCGTGGCACGTTCGCCGGCGACCTGGCACCGCCGATCGCGTTCGGCACCGAGGGACAGCCCTTCGGCATCGCCGTCGCCGACTTCGATCTCGACGGGCGTCGCGA
This portion of the Candidatus Eisenbacteria bacterium genome encodes:
- a CDS encoding T9SS type A sorting domain-containing protein gives rise to the protein MSRTHFASVLTLLALSALAPRRCGAELSFAAPYMIEAASGIRNVEVADFDADGRLDLAYGAAGSLQIRFGTASFQFDRRTSYALPGISGRIERADLDGDGRQDLIAASSGRVAVWLGSAGGAFQPSVEYLVNGTPWSIVCTDLDGDGHLDLVTANDATGLSILLGAGDGTFASAQHLAIAGRARGLAAGDLDLDGRVDLATVGFGPVSVLFGRAAGGFESPVLLQAGSSTLGVTIGDVDEDGIPDLLAANTGVADLSIFRGRQDRAFAAPMQVACARGPNHVTIGDVDLDGHVDLIASCSTDERITVLRGVGDGSFPDRADYLGGYAPNSSELVDLDGDGEHDIVAAHVSGGTIGLLKGRGAGRFVEVRRVATGDFPTGVIAADLNGDARPDLVATNPLENRLTVHLGLPDGGYEPMIVLPVPRGANEVAVGDLDSDGRPEVLTLAYLPMGVVSIFPRVPGGGFGARVDYPADASATSMVVADVNGDGRRDVVVANAHGSTCDCGCYSPSTVSVFLGAGDGTLGARTDFETGYLTSRVAVADLDHDGDLDLVLAGPEEIACSHGSQSVGGWIVVLEGRGDGSFEAFRQIERGIGALVVDDFDRDGNADLVAARSYSTVVLLRGRGEGTFATGQEFQAGPGVGPMTVADVNGDHIPDVVIGNSPRMVSILRGTFAGDLAPPIAFGTEGQPFGIAVADFDLDGRRDIVTAAFAEDALTLLMNDTPDLPTAVTISLVRGELVSGRVKISWHALHGSVSSATVSRRAPVGQWAEVGAGRIAGDRIEFEEPIPGSGPFRYRLGYREAGEAAEQLAPEVSIEIPSAPRLALEFANPVGSGLGARVAVTRSPLSSARLELIDLAGRRRWSREIAASDPARRDVTLDSEAVPTAGLYVLKLIQGNEAVVRKLIVVR